Genomic segment of Deinococcus sp. Marseille-Q6407:
CTTATCGTTATCCTCTTATCTCACTGAAGCACTTGTATTAGATTACTACGACACTCCTGGCAATACCGCTGGGAAATATATGAATTTTAATTTGCGTGATGTTCTTAGTGGGTTGGCAGAACGTATTACTTATGATGTGAAGGACCCAAAGGACATCGATGGGAATATCAATGACCTGTCATGGAATGATCGCTGGAAAGCTCATGTTCTTCTACAAGAAGCTTCAGATGCTTGCGCTGCTGCCTGCCAGTTAGAAAGCTCATCACAGTATGATGCCATATCTGCGTGGAAGGGAGTTCTGGGAGCCGACTTTGGAGAATATTGAGGAGCGGCAAAATCAACGAAATTTCCTACGTCTTCGTGCCGCTATTTATAAAACCTACAGTACGCCAAAAACTGTATTCACCATCGTATTCTATTTAACTTTAATCCTGGCAGTAGTTACTATTGCTAATGCTCTGTTTGCTCTGAAATGGGACACTGTAATCGCTTGTATGGGCGGGTGCTTGATATTAGTTGAGCTTCTGTACCGCTCTTTATTATCGTCCCAGCTCAACAGGGGAGCAATACTGGGAGATATGTATGACTTGGAACTCTACGGTGTCCCGTTGCCGCCTCAAAGAGTGAATGAGCAAATTTCAATACATGAGATAGTAGACTTATCCCGTGGAATCGAACTAATGCCTTTTATAAACTGGTATACGAGTTCGAGCCGCTTCCCACGGGAGAAACAAGTTTTTATATGTCAATTTACTAATGCTTCTTGGGATTTCTACTTGCGACGCAGTTTGCAATACTGGACTTTGCTTGGAGTAATTTTTTATCTTTTAATCTTGGCCATCGTTCCTTTATATATGGATTTATATTTTCGAGAAGCTCTGATTAAAGTATTTATCCCTGGGCTTCCCTTTGCTCTATTACTCCTAAATCTGTATATAGACAGTCGAGAGGCAGTAGCTAAGCTACAGGGCCTTAAGAATAATACTGAGCAGGCTATACGCGCTCCCTCATTGAATAGCCCCAAAGAACTAATTTATGCTAATCAGGAAAACCTTTTTAGGCATCGACAGTCTGCGTTTCCTATTCCAAATATTATACATAATTTACTAAAGCAAAAGACAAAATCTCAAGTGGATGAATGTTTGAATGCTCTAGCAGAGAAATCGTTATGAATTCTGCTGGCAATATATTCACATTGAATAATAGCACTTTTAAATGGTTGAGGATTGATCTGTTTAATAGCGATCAACCAAAACTCTATAAGGCAGGTTAAAAATAACGTTATTTTCGACGTTGAATCTGAGATTATTTTTTAAGCTTTTCTTCGATGGCGGCGACAATCCAAGCATGGCGTGACACTGGCCGGCGGCCTTTAGCTTGCTGGCGGCGCAGCACGTCTATCTCATCCAGCATGGACTGATATAGACGGAGCTGGACCTTCTTTAGTGGATCTGTCGGAACTTCGGGATCTGTGACTGGCTTGGAGTCGGCTTTGACTGATCCCCCTCGCTGGATGATCTCGAGGACACTCTGCTCGTCGGGAAGTTCATCATCTCGGCCGGGCGGCAGGGAGCGTTGAGGTGCTCGGCTGACTGGCATTATTGTTCACCTCCTGCTAACTTAATCTGCTCCAGGAGGCGACGGAACTCTGCCGTTGCTTTGTGGTCTTCCGGTTGGATTTCCTGTACACCCAGGCCCTGGGCTGCAGCATTCGCGTAGGCTTTACGGTTCCCCAGCGGGGCGTCGAGGAAAGTCAAGGCTTCGGTGTCCTGAAGCGCTTCAGCTGCTTCCTGATTATCGCTGCCGCGTGGGTCTGCCCTGTTGATAAAGGCATACGAGCGGAGGCTTGGATTTACAGTCTGGATCTCCTGAATCAGCCTAGACACCTTCTCTAGAGTCCAAACGTCGAAAGAGCGGGGGTTGAAAGGTACCAGGTAGATATCGGCCACGGTCAAAGCTGCTCGCTGGCTGGTAGTGTCTCGGCCCCCAGTGTCAATAACGACATCTTCGAACTTGCTCGCCAACCGCTGCAACTCCTGTCGAGCTGCTTGGCCACTAAGTTGCACAGAGGTATAGCCAGGGTTCCCATCGGTGCGCTGATTGCGCCACGCTGAGAAGTCCGTAGCCGTTTC
This window contains:
- a CDS encoding AAA family ATPase; the encoded protein is MIYVVGGIKGGSGKTTVATNLAVALAMEGRDILLVDADDQETATDFSAWRNQRTDGNPGYTSVQLSGQAARQELQRLASKFEDVVIDTGGRDTTSQRAALTVADIYLVPFNPRSFDVWTLEKVSRLIQEIQTVNPSLRSYAFINRADPRGSDNQEAAEALQDTEALTFLDAPLGNRKAYANAAAQGLGVQEIQPEDHKATAEFRRLLEQIKLAGGEQ
- a CDS encoding S-4TM family putative pore-forming effector, which translates into the protein MMPYLRGREFWEPTLENIEERQNQRNFLRLRAAIYKTYSTPKTVFTIVFYLTLILAVVTIANALFALKWDTVIACMGGCLILVELLYRSLLSSQLNRGAILGDMYDLELYGVPLPPQRVNEQISIHEIVDLSRGIELMPFINWYTSSSRFPREKQVFICQFTNASWDFYLRRSLQYWTLLGVIFYLLILAIVPLYMDLYFREALIKVFIPGLPFALLLLNLYIDSREAVAKLQGLKNNTEQAIRAPSLNSPKELIYANQENLFRHRQSAFPIPNIIHNLLKQKTKSQVDECLNALAEKSL